The Chitinophagaceae bacterium genome window below encodes:
- a CDS encoding ChaN family lipoprotein: protein MKQLLLISVFFCSIFQLAAQKKQAYQIFDAKGKKVSYEKMLKKLKEKDIVLFGEFHNNPIIHWLQLELTQDLGKTRNLILGAEMFEADNQTALSQFVAGEIDDKQLAKDARLWKNYPTDYAPLVKYAKTNKLVFVATNIPRIYASRVAKGGFEVLDTLPENQKMWIAPLPVSYDAELPGYKAMLKMMGEHVTPNLPKAQAIKDATMSHFILKNYKEGSLFIHYNGSYHSDNYEGILWYLKKAKPELKYGTIGAVSQKSVNKLEAEYKGKADFIICVDEDMTTTY from the coding sequence ATGAAACAACTACTGCTGATATCAGTTTTTTTCTGCTCAATATTTCAATTAGCTGCACAGAAAAAACAGGCTTACCAGATCTTTGATGCAAAGGGAAAGAAAGTTTCTTATGAAAAGATGCTGAAGAAACTGAAGGAAAAAGATATTGTGCTGTTTGGTGAATTTCATAACAACCCGATCATTCACTGGCTGCAGCTGGAGTTAACACAGGACCTGGGTAAAACAAGAAACCTTATTTTAGGTGCTGAAATGTTTGAAGCTGATAATCAAACAGCACTCAGTCAGTTTGTAGCTGGCGAAATTGATGATAAACAATTAGCAAAAGATGCAAGGTTATGGAAGAATTATCCTACTGACTATGCGCCATTGGTGAAGTATGCAAAAACGAACAAACTTGTTTTTGTTGCAACAAATATTCCACGCATTTATGCATCAAGGGTTGCAAAGGGTGGCTTTGAAGTGCTGGATACATTACCTGAGAATCAGAAAATGTGGATTGCTCCATTACCAGTTTCTTATGATGCAGAATTGCCCGGGTACAAAGCAATGCTGAAAATGATGGGTGAACATGTAACACCAAATCTTCCGAAAGCACAGGCAATCAAAGATGCTACAATGAGTCATTTTATTTTAAAGAATTACAAAGAGGGTTCATTGTTTATTCATTACAACGGTTCTTATCATTCTGATAATTATGAAGGCATACTCTGGTATTTGAAAAAAGCGAAACCGGAATTGAAATATGGAACCATCGGGGCAGTTTCTCAAAAATCTGTGAATAAACTGGAAGCAGAATATAAAGGCAAAGCTGATTTTATTATTTGTGTGGATGAGGATATGACGACTACTTATTAA
- a CDS encoding acyl-CoA dehydrogenase family protein: MSVKQDLFQSPDYFQVDELLTEEHIMIRDTVRAYVKKEISPIIEEYAQKAEFPVQIVKQMGELGCFGPTVPEQYGGGGLDYISYGLMMQELERGDSGVRSTASVQGSLVMFPIYAYGNEEQRMRFLPKLASGEWLGCFGLTEPNHGSDPSSMLTNIKDAGDHVILNGAKMWISNAPYSHVAVVWAKDEAGIVRGLIVERGMEGFSTPTTHGKWSLRASATGELVFDNVKVPKENILPNVQGLKGPLGCLTKARYGIAWGVIGAAMDCYDAALRYSKERIQFDKPIGAFQLQQKKLAEMITEITKAQLLNWRLGVLMSEGRATPQQVSMAKRNSCEIATNICRDARQMLGGMGITGEYPVMRHMMNLESVITYEGTHDIHLLITGMDVTGFNAFK; encoded by the coding sequence ATGTCAGTAAAACAAGACCTTTTCCAAAGCCCCGATTATTTCCAGGTAGATGAGTTATTAACAGAAGAACATATCATGATTCGTGATACTGTTCGTGCTTATGTAAAAAAAGAAATTTCTCCCATCATCGAAGAGTATGCACAGAAAGCAGAGTTTCCTGTACAGATTGTAAAGCAGATGGGCGAGCTTGGATGCTTTGGGCCAACAGTACCGGAGCAATACGGCGGTGGCGGTTTAGATTATATCAGTTACGGTTTAATGATGCAGGAACTTGAACGTGGCGATAGTGGTGTACGTTCAACCGCAAGTGTACAGGGATCGTTGGTAATGTTTCCCATTTATGCTTATGGCAATGAAGAGCAGCGTATGCGTTTCTTACCTAAACTTGCAAGCGGTGAATGGCTGGGCTGTTTTGGTTTAACTGAACCCAATCATGGCAGTGATCCCAGCAGTATGCTTACGAATATAAAAGATGCCGGTGATCATGTGATTCTGAATGGTGCAAAAATGTGGATCAGCAATGCACCGTATTCGCATGTTGCAGTTGTTTGGGCAAAGGATGAAGCCGGCATTGTAAGAGGTTTGATTGTTGAACGGGGAATGGAAGGTTTTTCTACACCAACAACTCATGGAAAATGGAGCTTACGGGCAAGTGCAACCGGTGAGCTGGTGTTTGATAATGTAAAAGTTCCCAAAGAAAATATTTTGCCGAATGTACAGGGATTGAAAGGTCCACTTGGATGTTTAACCAAAGCCCGTTACGGTATTGCATGGGGCGTTATTGGCGCAGCCATGGATTGTTATGATGCAGCTTTGCGTTACAGTAAAGAGCGTATTCAATTCGATAAGCCAATTGGTGCATTTCAGTTACAGCAAAAAAAGCTGGCTGAAATGATTACTGAAATTACCAAAGCTCAGTTATTAAACTGGCGATTGGGTGTATTAATGAGTGAAGGAAGAGCAACACCGCAGCAGGTGAGTATGGCAAAGCGCAACAGTTGTGAAATTGCAACGAATATCTGTCGTGACGCAAGACAGATGCTTGGCGGTATGGGCATCACGGGAGAGTATCCTGTAATGCGGCATATGATGAACCTGGAAAGTGTGATCACTTATGAAGGAACTCATGATATTCATTTATTAATTACCGGAATGGATGTAACAGGATTTAATGCGTTTAAATAA
- a CDS encoding SGNH/GDSL hydrolase family protein, giving the protein MQTKSYRYLALGDSYTIGESVALNKNFPNQTVALLRKEKISIEDPAIIAKTGWTTDELQEMLNRTRLQVPFDFITLLIGVNNQYRGRSADEYAVQFTQMLQQAIGFAGEKPNHVIVLSIPDWGVTPFAEGRDRAKIAREIDAFNAINEKISNQYKVHYINITAFTKEAANDKTLVTKDGLHPSVKDYGRWAEKVKEVMMKELK; this is encoded by the coding sequence ATGCAAACCAAATCATACAGGTATTTAGCTTTAGGTGATTCTTACACAATTGGTGAAAGTGTGGCATTGAATAAGAACTTTCCCAATCAAACTGTTGCACTGTTACGGAAAGAAAAGATTTCCATAGAAGATCCTGCCATCATTGCCAAAACAGGGTGGACAACAGATGAACTGCAGGAAATGCTGAACCGCACAAGACTGCAGGTGCCATTCGATTTTATAACACTGCTCATTGGTGTAAATAATCAATACCGTGGAAGAAGTGCTGATGAATATGCTGTGCAGTTTACACAAATGCTTCAACAGGCAATTGGCTTTGCAGGAGAAAAACCAAATCATGTGATTGTATTAAGTATTCCCGACTGGGGTGTTACACCGTTTGCTGAGGGAAGAGACAGGGCAAAGATTGCCAGAGAGATTGATGCTTTCAACGCCATCAATGAAAAAATATCAAACCAATACAAAGTTCATTACATCAACATCACCGCCTTTACAAAGGAAGCTGCAAATGATAAAACATTGGTTACAAAAGATGGATTGCATCCATCAGTAAAAGATTATGGGAGATGGGCGGAGAAAGTGAAAGAAGTCATGATGAAAGAGTTGAAGTAA
- the pyrF gene encoding orotidine-5'-phosphate decarboxylase, which produces MTRQQLVEQIFQKQSYLCVVLDTDLTKIPKHLQSHPDAIFEFNKAIIDATLPHCVSYKINTAFYEAMGLKGWEAMERTVNYIPSTHFKIADAKRGDIGNTSTQYARAFFETMNFDAITVAPYMGEDSVRPFLEYEGKWAIVLGLTSNKGANDFEMKQLQSENGEQHLRAEYLYEKVLRTVSKWGTPDNLMFVVGATQAEEFVNIREMIPDHFLLVPGVGAQGGSLKDISEKASNKDCGLLVNASRAVIYASGKEDFADEAKIIAEQYQFEMKGYLK; this is translated from the coding sequence ATGACAAGGCAGCAACTCGTTGAACAAATCTTTCAGAAGCAATCCTATCTCTGTGTTGTGTTAGATACCGACCTCACAAAAATCCCCAAACACCTGCAATCGCATCCCGATGCAATATTTGAATTCAACAAGGCCATCATTGATGCCACGCTTCCGCATTGTGTAAGTTATAAGATCAATACTGCTTTTTATGAAGCAATGGGTTTGAAAGGATGGGAGGCAATGGAACGCACGGTAAATTATATTCCATCAACACATTTTAAAATTGCTGATGCCAAACGTGGTGATATTGGCAACACTTCTACACAATATGCCAGGGCATTTTTTGAAACCATGAATTTTGATGCCATCACTGTTGCACCTTATATGGGTGAAGACAGTGTGCGTCCATTCTTAGAATATGAAGGCAAGTGGGCCATTGTGTTGGGCTTAACTTCCAATAAAGGAGCCAATGATTTTGAAATGAAACAGCTGCAAAGTGAAAATGGTGAGCAGCATCTGCGTGCTGAATATCTGTATGAAAAAGTATTGCGTACAGTTTCTAAATGGGGAACTCCTGATAATTTAATGTTTGTTGTTGGTGCCACACAGGCAGAAGAATTTGTAAACATCCGTGAAATGATTCCTGATCATTTCTTACTGGTTCCCGGTGTGGGTGCACAGGGCGGAAGTTTGAAAGATATTTCTGAAAAAGCTTCTAATAAAGATTGCGGGCTGTTGGTAAATGCAAGCCGTGCTGTGATCTATGCAAGTGGTAAAGAAGATTTTGCTGATGAAGCAAAGATTATTGCAGAGCAGTACCAGTTTGAGATGAAGGGGTATTTAAAATAA
- the kynU gene encoding kynureninase codes for MQFQSTLAFAQQLDQDDPLQSFRQQFIIPTENGKEKVYFLGNSLGLQPKRTKDSIQAIMNDWAAHGVEAFFGADEPWMDYHDQLTKPLSKIVGCLPHELSVMNNLSVNLHLMLVSFYRPQGKRYKILCEVKAFPSDQYMMETHVKHHGFDPADAIIEIKPRTGEHTIRNEDLLQIIVQHREELALVLFGGINYYSGQVFDMQTITQLAQQAGAKVGFDLAHAAGNIELKLHDWHVDFACWCSYKYLNSGPGAVAAVYVHERYHKDETMNRFAGWWGYEKATRFKMEKGFKPMQSAEGWQLGTPAMLLYASHRAALEVVEEAGWEKINAKRKLLTAYLWYILDEVNASQKQPIIEFITPRKETEHGCQVSMNMLQRGKEIYTELMKQGFYVDWREPSVIRLAPVPLYNTFEEVWKFGEALKKILSR; via the coding sequence ATGCAGTTTCAATCAACACTTGCTTTTGCTCAACAGCTGGATCAGGATGATCCTTTACAATCATTTCGTCAGCAGTTTATTATTCCAACAGAAAACGGAAAAGAGAAAGTATACTTCCTCGGCAATTCATTAGGACTTCAACCCAAACGGACAAAGGATTCGATTCAAGCCATCATGAATGACTGGGCTGCCCATGGAGTGGAAGCATTCTTCGGTGCTGATGAACCATGGATGGATTATCATGATCAACTTACAAAACCTCTCAGCAAAATTGTTGGTTGTCTGCCACATGAGCTATCGGTGATGAATAATTTATCGGTGAACCTGCATTTAATGCTGGTGAGTTTTTATCGTCCACAGGGAAAGCGATATAAAATTTTATGTGAAGTCAAAGCATTCCCCAGCGATCAGTACATGATGGAGACACATGTAAAACATCACGGCTTTGATCCAGCTGATGCAATCATTGAAATAAAACCAAGAACAGGGGAGCATACCATCCGCAATGAAGATTTGTTGCAGATCATTGTGCAGCACAGGGAAGAGTTAGCATTGGTATTGTTTGGCGGAATTAATTATTACAGCGGACAGGTGTTTGATATGCAAACCATCACGCAGCTGGCACAACAGGCTGGTGCAAAAGTTGGATTTGATCTGGCACATGCTGCCGGTAATATTGAATTGAAATTACACGACTGGCATGTTGATTTTGCCTGCTGGTGCAGTTATAAATATCTCAACTCTGGTCCGGGTGCAGTGGCTGCTGTATATGTGCATGAACGTTATCACAAAGATGAAACCATGAATCGTTTTGCAGGCTGGTGGGGTTATGAAAAAGCAACAAGATTTAAAATGGAGAAAGGCTTCAAGCCCATGCAATCGGCTGAAGGCTGGCAGTTGGGTACACCTGCGATGCTGCTCTATGCAAGTCACCGTGCAGCATTGGAAGTTGTGGAAGAAGCCGGTTGGGAAAAGATCAATGCAAAACGAAAATTACTTACTGCTTATTTATGGTATATCCTTGATGAAGTCAATGCTTCTCAAAAGCAACCCATCATTGAATTTATTACTCCACGAAAAGAAACTGAACATGGCTGCCAGGTAAGTATGAATATGCTGCAGCGTGGTAAGGAAATTTATACTGAACTGATGAAGCAGGGGTTTTATGTTGACTGGCGTGAACCTTCTGTGATTCGTTTAGCGCCCGTTCCACTGTACAATACATTTGAAGAAGTGTGGAAGTTTGGAGAAGCGTTGAAGAAGATACTTAGTCGGTAA